The DNA segment GGCTGGAGTTTTCCCGTCATGTTGCGCATTGCCACCCGCCCTTGCTCCACGGCGTTGTCCCAGTGCTCCACCCTCATGCGGCGATGGAAAATTTGATCGGGATAGTTGGCTATATCACCGGCAGCCCAGACGCCCGGCACACTTGTCTCAAGGAATTTATTGACCTTGATGCCGTCGTCCGTGTCCAGGGGTGTCCAGCGAAACAGTTCCATGGATGGGGTCACTCCAATTCCTGCCACGACAAAATCTGAGGGGACTTGATTTCCCGATGCCAATACGACCTGGCACTCGTGATTCTTATGCGTCAAGGCGACCACCTTTTCGCTTTTCATGAACGTAATGCCGCGATCTGCAAACTGACGCTCAAAAAAAGTTGAAATGGGTGGTGTGAACAGACGTTTCCACACGCGATCGTCTGGAAAAACCATGGTTGTGCACACTCCGTGGCTGGCCAGAACGGAGGCGACCTCCATTCCAATAAAACCTGATCCAATCACCACGGCCCGCCTCCCTCGTTTGATCTGCTCCCGAATGCCCTGCGAATCCGTCATCTGCCGCAGATAAAAGACCCCGGACCGGTTGGCTCCCGGCACCTTTAACCGTCGAACTGTCGAACCCGTGGCGACGAGCAATTGATCAAAGCCAATGACTTGACCCGAAGTGCTCTGGAGACGGCGGCGGCGGAAGTCCACTTTCCTCACCCGGAAGTTGCGGAAAACAGCGATG comes from the Candidatus Angelobacter sp. genome and includes:
- a CDS encoding FAD-dependent oxidoreductase, whose translation is MKSFSIVILGGGVVAGYAAKEFVVQSGKKGELAIVTAENALPYERPPLSKGFLAGQEKARDIQISDAAFYRKHDIAVFRNFRVRKVDFRRRRLQSTSGQVIGFDQLLVATGSTVRRLKVPGANRSGVFYLRQMTDSQGIREQIKRGRRAVVIGSGFIGMEVASVLASHGVCTTMVFPDDRVWKRLFTPPISTFFERQFADRGITFMKSEKVVALTHKNHECQVVLASGNQVPSDFVVAGIGVTPSMELFRWTPLDTDDGIKVNKFLETSVPGVWAAGDIANYPDQIFHRRMRVEHWDNAVEQGRVAMRNMTGKLQPFIHVPYFFSDFFDLTYEFWGDATGYDQVVYRGNIYEKQFSVWWLKKQTLCAALIMNRPEDERAVASRWILRRPRLDPRAIQNARNLKSLDTTFGRRD